The genomic region gatttattttgaatCATTGGTTACTGTTTGTTGTTACTTTGTCACTGGGCAAATATGGCAATGCCAAACACTGGTAGGTTGCTTTTGGCAGGGGgagtgggtgggggggtgtttgggatgtttttttttgtttttctttagttttgtcATGGCCATACCTGGATGGTCAATTGgtgcagctgaaaaataaaaaagaaaaattgtctgTGCTCCTAttggaataaaaaaacctgcaatacTTACAAACAGTAGCAGAATTGCCTACTAAAGATTGAAATTCAGTTAAGAAATCACTTAGCATTAGTAAGGTAATTTCAAAGACCCATTTCTAAACTTGTATTTCAAAGAATGAGAGGGATGTTGCATTTATTCTGCTTCTACCAACTATCCAGACCTAAATTGacagaactgagaaaaagacttaaaatatgGTGCAACAGTGTTTCTCAAACTAAGTTATGGGAGGATTCAAAGACATCAGTACAGATCAGAGAAATAATaagtcaaaattaaaaaaaaaaaaaaaaggcagctgagtTATGCTGATTACTTTTACTGCTATTattagcagcagcagcgcagTTCCTCCCAGGCAGGGGAACAAGGTGTGGCTGTAATTACAGGCTGCAGACACTTGCACCTAGCCAGGTACTACCTGTGTGCATGTTTGCTGGCAGGAGATTAGTGCCACTGGGAGTGGAAGTGAGTGTTTACCTCAGCAGCCCGTAATTAAAGCTCAGTCTCACTTTCAGGCCCTAAAGGAGCTGTGCTCTTGCCAACAATTACAGATATTGGATCTTTCTAATTTTCATGAGAAGTTACTGTGTGGAGTATTTGAGAAATTCTGGATTAAGACATAGGAAACTTGATAACTGCAttctttctgtagcttttgtttctatttgtagtcccatttactttttttaatgcatgttttctttttctcattcagaGGATATATGTGGCATAGcattggtgttttgtttttttttactgcctaTTCCTGCatagctgctttattttctttgctgtctgtttCACTACACTAATTGATAAATTGCCATCCTGATGTGCTAGAGCTGTTTGAGTCTGTAATTGTCATAAATAGTAGAAAAAGGTTTATGCAGTGGACAAATGTGAGGAGTAAATATGGGATGAGCAGCATGGTagagagcagggagagctgaaGTAACTGCCTTCAAGTGGGTTTTTAAGTGTTGTGTACCACAAGATAGGAATGTAATACTACAGTTACTAGAACCAGTGGATGAGAACCCTGGGCCTGCTGCTTTTGAGGAATAAtcaggaagaatatttttaatatcaaatatACTTCTAAACAGCTATAACTTCCCAGAAACCAAGAAACAGATGCATGCTTGTGCTCTTGCTGCCTTGCTTACTTGCTTCAAGGGACTTACTGCCAGCAAAGCTTCAGCTTACTACTATTTTCCTCTCCGTTTGAGGATGTACAGAAAAAATGACTGGCAGCAAAGCACTTCTATTGAAGAGCAGTGAGATCTTATTATGAACTTTATTAGCATCCAGTAATTTTAACATGTGTGTTGTTCAGCCATCCCTCAATTGTGAAGAGAGGTAGACCAGCTCTTGGAGAACACAGAATGAGaataaagaggggaaaaaaaaaaaaatgcagcatgtgAGAGCTACTCATGTTCTTAGAGTAGAACATCTCTTTTGCCCTGTCTATTATAAGATTGAAACTTAGGATCAATGTTGACATAAGCAGGTTAGGAAGCTGATAAATGTTTAAGAAAGGCTGTTACTAGGCAGAATGTTGTGACCAAGAGAATCTTTGGTCCCTTGTGCTTGACCTCCTGTTAATTGTTTTTTTGCCAGAACTGTCTCAAGACATTGGAGCTGGGCCTTTTATATTCATGAATGCTGGTAGCAGAAGGTAGttaatgaggaaaacaaattgtACATGGAAGAAGACTTAATTCCCGTTACATACTCAAAACTTTGTAGGAGTATTGGAGAATTTATAACCTGATACCTTTAGGGGAGACCTTAGTTCTTCCCAGTAGTGAAATTGTACATACCTGAACTTTTACAGAGAGCCTATAGCCCAGGTATCAGAGAAAATATCCTCAAAGATGTTTGACTTAGTGTTTTTGTAATGATTTTGCTGAACCTCTGTTCAAGCGAATTCAGTGCTTAAAGTATTTCTAGAACTGATTGAGCACAGGTTTTGAGTAAAGCGTGTGCCTAAGCGTTGGCTTGAATCCAGCCCGAAAGTCTGGCTGTGTTTTTATTACTTCTCATAAGGCAAGCCTTGCCAGTCTAAAGCctttcttgcagttttcagtgtttttaaatatgtatgttcTTAGATGTAGGCATGTTTGCTTTAATGGCTGATGGGTGCGGTTTGGTCATGTGGATAATTGCACTTGCATGCGGGAAGACAGTTCCTATGCTAGTGAGTACTAGTGATGATAATTGGTATTGTAGCAGCTTGTTAACTTCAGGTTTCTGTTGGGTGTCCTCATGGACTGGTGCAGAGATTTCGGTAACTTAGTGTAATAAAACCCATTTTTTATTCATGGAAAGAAActctcattttttctctcttctcactTTGGTCAGGAGCTGAAAAGCCTTGCAGCTAGAAAGCCCTGGAAGCTCAGCCTGCCAGTCACTGAAGGAGGAATACTAGATGCTATTGTGGTGTGGTTTGTACTACAGCTTGATGATGAGCACACTCTATCTACAAGTCCCAGTGAGGAAACTTGCTGGGAACAGGCAGTCTATCCTGTGCAGGGCCTCCTTGGTAAGTCCTGTGGATTTTCTTGTTGCGGTACGTTAACTTGGTTTCACTTTGGTTTTGAGCTAGTTAGGTTATCTCAGAGGTTAGGAAGTGGCAGCAGATAGGTTTAGGAGAAGTTCAACAGCAAATAGCTGTGAGGTGGTTCCTGATCATGTTTCTGGATTGTAGTGTACAATCCCTGCATCAGGGCTTGTTCATGGGACTCTGCTATGAAGCAGATAAGGGACCTCCTTAAGACCTGGGAGAAcgcttttcatttcattaagctgtggggttttttctatACTGAATTAAATGCATTGTGGAACAGCTCCAAAAAGTGGGGCTACTGACTGGCTCTACTTAGTCAAGATGTGACTTGTGAAAGGGAGGTGGCGTAGGAATTGCTAGCTGCTACtgccacaaaaccaaaattaaacatTCCCACCTACCCCTTACCTCCATTTTGGACTCAACTTGAATACTGTtccacacacagacacagtgGCAGTGTCATTTCCAACAGCCTTTACTCTCCATTTACCCATTTTCAGTTCTCCTGTTTCATAAGGATCATTGcgtccaactccctgctcctcacaggactacctaaaactagGCCACATGACTAAGAGgttgtccagatgctccttgaactctaacaggcttggtgctgtgaccacttccctggggaccctgttccagtgactgaccactGTCTCaatgaagaaccttttcctaatgtccagtctgaacttcccctgacgcagcttcattccatttcctcatgtcctattgctggtcaccagagagtGATCAGTACCTCGTCCCCTGCTGTCCcacttgaggaagttgtagactgtgatgaggtcacccctcagccttctctcctccaagctgaacaaaccaagcgacctcagccactcctcataagtcTTGCCCTTGAGACCTTTCACCATTCTggtcaccctcctctggacacactcgaatagtttgatgtccttcttatattgaggcacccaaaactgcacacagtactcaaggtggggttgcaccagtgcagtgtagagtgggacaattGCCTTCCTTGACTGCCTAGCTATGCTGTGCTCGATGCACCCCAAGACACAGTTGGCCCTTTCAGCTGCCAGGGTGCATTGTTACCCTCACgttcaacttgccatcaacccaaacccccagctGTCTTTTcgtggggctgctctccagcttctCGTCCCCCAGTTGTACATATAACTGGGATTATCCTGTCTCAGGTGGAGAATCTGGCGCTTcctcttgttaaatttcataacTGTTGGTAATTGCCCGGCTGTCTAGgctatccagatctctctgtaaggcctctctacccttgGGGTAGTCCACAGCTGCTCCTAATTTAGTATCAATAGACAGTGGGGGTAGCTGTGCCATAGGCTGGTTCAACTGACAGTGTAGGGGTGGGAAGAGACTCAGCCTATGTTGCtgttgaaagaaatgtttgtcaATCTatagcatttttgttttgaaattctgGTCTGTATCAGTGGATTTACTTTCTTAGAGCATACGCAGAGTATCCAAAGACCATCTTCAGCTGTACACTGTAAATGTTCCagtaaaatttacttttaataaattACCCTTTCTAAACTGTAGCTATTGTTTTCCATGTAACTACAAATTTACCTTTGTCTACAGGAGgtattaaaatgtttacatttaatatttagcattttaaagcaaaaacaatttctttaccAGTATGTTTTTGTTCAACTCTGATGTTGACAGAACACTTAAAGTAATATCTATTTATTGTAGAAAGGCTTATTTTGAGAATCAATTTTGCCTAGTGTGGGACAGTTTAAGGCAAATGTTAAGGCCCAATTGCGGATTTCAGCTTCTGGGCTACAGACTAGAACAATTCTTTCATACGCACTAGTAACAGCTAATGaggtaatgcttttttttttttttttttttttttaaagcactgtatgGCTGCTTCACTGATATTTGCTGTAAAGTAACTGACGTTActattttgtgctgttttgcCAAGATTATTCTGTGAAGACTGGAGATACTGTGATGATGGAAGTTTGCTGCCAAGACTGCTACTTGAAGATCCAGAAGGTTTCCTGTTTGACTTCAGAGTGTGGGATGGACTTCAGTGACAGAGATGACACACTGAGTTTGGGCAATGAGGTTGAATTATGTAATGCTCTGGCTGGTCTTCAGACAACTAGCAAACAGGATGGCAACGGTCAAGTATGTGTGTTGGAATCCACAGAAATAGCCCTGCTGAACAATGTACCATACCACGAATGTTTTAAAGCTGCCATGGGCAAAGTGCTGTTGTCATTAAATCCAACTAAGGACTTGCAGTCCATGGATGTTGATGGACATGGCAGTGGGATGAACCTCCAAGAGAGTCAAAACAAGAGCTCTCTAGATATGGCTCCTGATCCTTTGTACATTTTAGATGTATCTGAAGGCTTCTCCATCCTGCCAATTATAGCTGGCAAACTTGGACCGGTTAGAGCCTACAGTTCTATTGAGAAAGAACAGCATCAGGCAGCACTTAATGTAATTTCAGAAGCTAACCATTTCCCTAAGGAAACACTAGAGTTTTGGCTCAGCCACTTAGAAGATGAAAGTGTGGTGCTACAGAGACCCAAATCAGACAAATTGTGGAGTATTATTATCTTGGATGTTATAGAGACATCAGGTTTAATCCAGCAGGAGGTGATGGAAAAGGCTGCAATATCCAGGTACAGTATAAATTGACAAAAGTATTCCTAGAAATCTGTAATTATCTGAAAACCTctgaaaatattccttttaactACAAAATTACTGTCATGTTGGTTCTATAGAGCAggaaaagcttgttttctgaaTGGTTCAACCTCCCAGAGTGTTTCTGGTGGGACCATTGTATACACATATCTTCTAAAAAAAGTGTCAAGATTTCACTTTCATAGActtctttatattttgtatGCAAGAATATGAATGGAAGATTGTATTGCTTGGTCTATCAGAAGTTCCCAGGATAGCCAACATCTTAGCAATAACTGAGGTAGCTTTCAGTGCAAGGTTAGAAAAGCCCAGATTCATTTACATGTCAAACTGTTGTTGGAACAAACTGGTACTGCTAAAAGACAAACCCATGGTGTTAGAACAGCCAGGGAGGCAGCAACAAAGCTAGCTGGTAGCCACGGCaggaggggtgggaaggaatgcagagcaagagaaataaaataatggaaacaggtggcaaaaaaagtaaatgtgaaaCAGGTTTGTGCCCTTCTGTGGTGCTAGGGGAATCTTCTCAGTTTATCATCATGCTTGGTGGTGGCAGAATATTCCATATGATTTATGTTCATTACCTTTTCTAAGCTTTGAATCTTTGGATGacttgaaagactttttttgctgtaagaACAAATGGGAAATTACTCTGACTTTTGTCATATGCAGACTCAAATCTGTTGGTGTGAAAGTACATCCAATAGTGCACTACTTACCTACCTATGAAAAGAGGCCTGCTGTAGGAAAAGGAAACCTAAAACAATCTGTATTGAATTGGAGGTGTTTGATATTATGCTGAGTGAAAGCTTCTAGCCCGTTGCTGCCCTCAGTGGTGTGATACTCTGTAGCAAGACACCAAGCAAGGCTCATGtgttcttttcaggaaaaaatgctgtctCCTGTATCACTATCAACTTTAGTTAAACACTTAAAGAAGGGTGACTTAAATTTCCATGAGTTTTTGTTTCCCTGTGGGTATGCTGGCTTCTTAACCAGTGCCTCCCAACAGTATGTACTTCCTGACTTTAAGTTTTACTAAGTATTTCTGCCAGTCCTTCAGTGTTAGATGCTGCTGCTATGAATAAATCCCACTATCTTCATCTGGAAATATCACCGTTTCCAATATTGACACTGAGAAAACACAACTTAGTTCCATAGTTCTAGTATTATGTgacaagttttccttttttgtctgaTACAGCTGTCTGGTCAAATGGGATCAAACGGAAATGCTTAGGAGCACTTGACTTCAGAGGAAGAACTAGCATGCCTTTCTTAAACATACTTAATGTTCTTTCATTACTGTGGAATGATATGCTTTAAAGGTGAAATCtctctcattttacagatgtttaCTTCACAGTGGAGGGAAGATTTTCCCACAGTATGTGTTGGTATACGGGATGCTTGTAGAATCAGAGTCTCTGTTACTGGAGAGTGCTGTTCAAGGAACAGAACCAACTCTTGGGTTTAATATAGCCCCTTTTATCAACCAGTTCAAGGTAAGAAGTTGGTGGGTGTCTTCCAGGCACAGTTCCAAAGCCTGCAGCTGTCTAGCTGTTTAGTTTTGGTGTAAACTGcaagaaaactgaagagctgAATCTTTTTCATATTGTTGAAGTTATCAAGAGAGGTTTATGTGACCAGACAGGGACCTTGAGATAAACTAAAATGGGTAACGTTTGTTTTAGAACTGGTGTAGAAGTTTTGTCTGAGTAATGAAAGATGCAGTGTTACTGTACAGAAGAGTGATTGTGCTGTTACTATCTCCCCCATCACCTTGTACCCCAACAGTCACACTTCAAAAGGGATTAGAAGggtgtattttgcattttggctGTCTCTTACAGGCATTACAGTAATTCCTAGGaacttttgcattatttttaagtcttttaacttttcactttttaatggCTATTGATGCCTGAAGTTATGGTATATGCTCCTAGGTACCTGTTCGTGTGTATTTGGATCTCTCTACATTACCATGTCTACCCCTGAGCAAGCCAGCAGAGCTTTTGAGGCTAGATCTCATGAACCCTTTGTCGAACAGCTCCAGCAGAGAAGTGAAGGTGAGTTGTGCATACATAAAGTTAGAAGTGTGCttaactgctgttttccagaGCTGCTCATTTTAATTGCTCACCTTGGCTGAAAACTTCAGTACAGAATTTACTTGTCTGCAGGTATCTCTGAAATGGATTGAAATGGTTTGAAgtactttattttcttactaCTTTGAAAAGGGTGTAACtgattcatattttaaatatttttaggtaCAAATTTGTAAGTCTGGCCAAGTCACTGCAATTCCCTTCTGGTACCACATCCATCTAGATGAAGACCGTAGCTTGAATACATCTGATGCATCCTCACACTGGAAACAAGCTGCAGTTGTTCTCGATGAGCCCATCCAAGTTCAGGTTGGAGATGAACTTGTGCTTGATGTTCAACACCATAAAAGCAATATTAGCATTACAGTTAAACGGTGAAGAATGTCATGTGTAAACTGATTTGTGGTTAATTACCTATGCATAAATTGACTGTTCATGATATCACTGATGTTAATTTATATTAAAGTCTAAATTTTATCTACTGATcaaaaaagctattttgttgctttaataGTTGATACTTACCTTCCACTGATGGACTAAAACTTGCACTGTAAGGGTATCTTACCAAGCAAGCAGTTAGGGGAGGTATTGTCTTCACTGAAGCAAAAACCTGATTGCTAGCTATTGCAGTGACTACAACAGTGGGACAGACTTCTCTTGCTACCATATCATCtgtagtaagaaaaaaagcatccaGATGCCTAGACCAGAAATAAACAGCTGTGGCTATTCAGAATAGAGTCCTTGTTTCTCACACTGAGAAGTTCCACTTCTCAGTTGCCAAAGCATCTGACTTAAGTGTATTGAGGTGTTAGCCTTGTAGTAGGGACTGTAACGCCGTTGCAGTATCACAAGTTAGTGTTGCACATACACAATTATAAAAAGTTGTAAAGGAGTGCTATTGAAGAACTTAAGTTGTATAGTGGAAGGTAAAGCTAGTAATCTTTTTAGAATCCCACAGAGAATCATTTCTGGTAATATAATGGGCCTGAACTCTTGTCTATATGAAAGTTGTATAAAGTAGTACATTAGTCATCACAGTATGACTGGATCTCTTCTACAGCATTACATTTTGGTATAATGCAGGTAGCAAGTTCCTTCTATTAAATTGATATCCGAATTGAAGAGTAACAAAAGCTTCTAACTCAGCATTGATTCTACCTCTGTAGAGATATGAGGAAGACTGTTAGCAAGATATTTCTGTAGCTAAGTCTCTTCATACTGTGCTGTCCATTCCATGTAGAAGAGGCATTTCTGTGATCTTTCCTTAACAGGAGCCTATATAAAGAGCCAtccacaaataatttttctagaaTCTCACTGCATGCAAGATCCATATGTACTCTTTATTAGGTCAAGTGTTTCAGATAGATAGGTGCTCTCAGTTTAACTGCAGGGACTGCTGGAGCTGTGGTTATCCCAGCCTGCCGCTGAACCTGCATCTGGTAGATTGCTGTAATAAAGCTCCTTCTAGAAGGGTGGAGGAAAGGTCtccaatttattttattttattttcaaaacagaggtAATGACTAAGTCAAGTTTTCTGAAGATAAAGTAACTGGATATCATCCTTTATCCAAGGGGTACAAAGCATAACAAACTGTAAGTAAGTGAATTAGAGTAGGACAGAGGCTTTTCATACTAaatagaaaacagcttttcttaaaaaaaaaaaaaaaaaaaaaaaaaaaaaaaaaaaaaaaaacccaaacaaaaccaaaaaacaacaaatccATGGTCCATAAAGTCTAAGTTACTGTCCGACACAACTAAACCTAGTAGGTACAGGGTATTTTCACCAAAGTGCAGTTTATTATAGAGAATTATTTAGGCTTCCTGTGCTGGAAAACCTctgataaaagcaaaaccattaaATGATAAGGTTAGgcatatttattaatttttttagcaattaataagagagcaaaatgagctaaagaaaaatgaaggacatATTTTACCCTGATGCAATGAGACTAAGTACAGGGCTGAAAGTGACCATTACTGAGTTTAAGCAGTGTGCTAAGTAAGGCAAGAGCAATCTTTAAGACTTATTAAAAGCTGGGAGAATATTAGGCAGAAAACAATGGAGAAACAAATATGGTTAATACAAAGATGAAGCACTGTTTGCAAATGAACTTTTTATATAAACTTGATAGGTCATGCTGTGGAATACTGTTGTAGTAGTTTTCAAAAGACAGTGTAGGTGTGATTGAAAGATTTCTATTTATTGTGGAAGTTCAATAGCAATGGTTAATGGAAAGGTATGATCCTGTAAGCTACTACAATGAAAATATAACttttctcccagaaaaaaaaaatgcaggaataCTGTACGCATGGAATGATggagtaataataaaataatgtagtAGCTTTCCAGAAATGCTGTGAAAGAAGCAACCAAGACACTTAACTAGCTGTTTTCCTGTCAAAGTCCCCTCCCTGTATCTTACCTAAGTTTTATACCACACATATAactttgtgttaaaaaaacctcttcagtGTGATGTTTTTGAAAAGCTAGAGCGCTGTAgctgtttccttccagcagctctgaTCCTTCAGATGTTATTTCTACCAATGCCCCTTTTCACCTGTATACATGCAGGAAATCAGATTATTTGTAATAGTGGCTACAGCAGGCACTGAAGTCCCCAGGTGTTGAGAGGTCTCACAAGTTATTTCCTTTTAGAACACTGCTATTACATGGATAAAAAGATACCTGGAATCAAGCATAAGTAAGTAGATTCTGATTCTTCATAAGCTCAAACAAGAAATCCCTTTTCAGTACAAGCCCTAAAATACTGAAAGCACAAACTCTTGTACTAGTTATACTTAAGATCCTCTTCTTCCATGAAGAGGACAGTTGTATTCATGTTTCATTCACTCTCTTAAATTACTGTAGCAGtaaatcaaatcaaaagaaGGTgaacagtttaaataaaatctttaattgCTTATTTACAACAAAGGCAATGACTTGGCAAATTGGAAATTATGATTTGCACTTTCCCACTAACTTCA from Aquila chrysaetos chrysaetos chromosome 1, bAquChr1.4, whole genome shotgun sequence harbors:
- the PRMT9 gene encoding protein arginine N-methyltransferase 9, whose protein sequence is MPNSNAKFHCNHRGGQEAGRRELVSRSLQSAQHCLEDQDFGTAYAHYLLVLNLAPELKSSVKETFQFTLFKWAEELDSLARIQDLFNCYEQALELYPNDEVICNSMGEHLFRMGFRDEAAGYFHKAVKLNPDFADAKENFYRVANWLVERWHFIMLNDTKRNLTYLKAIENAVRSGCKSVLDIGTGTGILSMFAKKAGASFVYACELSKTMYELACDVVAANNMEREIKLLHLKSLDIEIPKHIPERVSLVVTETVDAGLFGEGIVESLIHAWEHLLLQPKPKIQDVSTGDYGRVIPASATIFGMAVECKEIRRHHRVGTQEVAGVCLSNSVQFFSPTYASAGSEETVEPYTTEKLSRIPGGYVPLTEPCQVMTVDFNNLQELKSLAARKPWKLSLPVTEGGILDAIVVWFVLQLDDEHTLSTSPSEETCWEQAVYPVQGLLDYSVKTGDTVMMEVCCQDCYLKIQKVSCLTSECGMDFSDRDDTLSLGNEVELCNALAGLQTTSKQDGNGQVCVLESTEIALLNNVPYHECFKAAMGKVLLSLNPTKDLQSMDVDGHGSGMNLQESQNKSSLDMAPDPLYILDVSEGFSILPIIAGKLGPVRAYSSIEKEQHQAALNVISEANHFPKETLEFWLSHLEDESVVLQRPKSDKLWSIIILDVIETSGLIQQEVMEKAAISRCLLHSGGKIFPQYVLVYGMLVESESLLLESAVQGTEPTLGFNIAPFINQFKVPVRVYLDLSTLPCLPLSKPAELLRLDLMNPLSNSSSREVKVQICKSGQVTAIPFWYHIHLDEDRSLNTSDASSHWKQAAVVLDEPIQVQVGDELVLDVQHHKSNISITVKR